One genomic window of Clostridium taeniosporum includes the following:
- a CDS encoding imm11 family protein — translation MDYFLLKQDKRYSNTPQILNLFKKFNTKDLNLVKADNIEDNNILYVKSAQGIEYLDILNIPIFLVSEELQRILSKYNSNIVFKMVALTDYKNLEQYIYYLPIFEEVQALNEESEFNLNKTIVKKIVLDENKIKNKKIFKIKESDKTLIVVRLDVAESLLRRDFKGILLERLEVKK, via the coding sequence ATGGATTATTTTTTATTAAAGCAAGATAAAAGATATTCTAATACTCCACAAATATTAAATTTATTTAAGAAATTTAATACTAAGGATTTGAATTTAGTGAAAGCAGATAATATTGAAGATAATAATATTCTTTATGTTAAATCAGCACAAGGAATTGAGTACTTAGATATTCTTAATATTCCAATATTTTTAGTTTCAGAAGAATTACAAAGGATATTATCAAAATATAACTCTAATATAGTTTTTAAAATGGTTGCCTTAACTGATTATAAAAATTTAGAACAATATATCTATTATTTGCCCATATTTGAAGAAGTACAAGCTTTAAATGAAGAATCAGAATTTAATTTAAATAAAACAATAGTAAAGAAAATAGTGTTAGATGAAAACAAAATTAAAAATAAGAAGATATTTAAAATAAAAGAAAGTGATAAAACATTAATAGTTGTCAGATTAGATGTAGCAGAAAGTTTATTAAGACGTGATTTTAAAGGGATTTTATTAGAAAGATTAGAAGTAAAAAAATAA
- a CDS encoding DUF4280 domain-containing protein codes for MAVYYIVRGAKMKCSKGSNERKINLPVSHGSYANGKPILNKKDNTEQNISYFGVCEEKGCFVEKTEITVIDKDGNLKTGIKCMPQIVHDWIKTKDDTIVEGEPAITTDSVIYCCRGGNITFVTSGQDD; via the coding sequence ATGGCTGTTTACTATATTGTAAGAGGTGCAAAAATGAAGTGTAGTAAAGGAAGTAATGAAAGAAAAATAAATCTTCCTGTAAGTCATGGAAGCTATGCAAATGGTAAGCCTATATTAAATAAAAAAGATAATACAGAACAAAATATAAGTTATTTTGGAGTATGCGAAGAAAAAGGATGTTTTGTAGAGAAAACTGAAATAACAGTAATAGATAAAGATGGAAATCTTAAAACTGGTATAAAGTGTATGCCACAAATAGTTCATGATTGGATAAAAACTAAAGATGATACTATAGTTGAAGGTGAACCAGCAATTACAACAGATTCAGTAATATATTGTTGCCGTGGTGGTAATATAACTTTTGTAACCAGTGGACAAGATGACTAA
- a CDS encoding late control protein D — protein sequence MEAIRKLKVECPYEILKIEDAKIFCKPNEHGSIYLKCLIDDSVNFKYSIEASTNDKICVYEEIEENTDLSNNENTGNEEKRIIIFNGIIENVKTTNINGIYYLELEGSSTSSLLDMEKRTRSFQDINMSYDDLINEILKNYKGYGFTQCMSQPMSIEKPLFQYKETDYEFLKRIGSHLGLEIICDVVNTNNIIYFGKPSLKFHALNNEINYKAHKDLEKYHKVLALGMDLHDTDFFYYEVILREKMNIGDLIKFKERDFYVNQYYGQIHNRELIYKYRLCRKKGIWQEKIYNEKLKGISIEGKVLAVDGEKVKLHLNIDESQEISKASWFKYAPPTGNIMYAMPIVGESVMLYFPNKYDEPIVTGCVRKNGSSCSKISNTNNRYFSTESGNNLDILPGAINFYRSGMNVNLNDENGINISSSGNLSLGASGGISLSGGSVSISGSNKVVVQKSKSSYISLEGECYNQSNEVYENGSCRETYEPFTDDDPQNGVAEALAEQMKMNEAALLAATDGANAVSSSTDDSKTDGTLDIAVDDYGKFAEDGEEAYKKAKPTEQLVGSVVADECVELIIEPLKWIPMGARWFGEKTGLGDENTYKNNTECIERLTELQEGVHKFFKNLSGDERTFEGISAIYENALAVSGGISLIIGATKGSIALSKSKK from the coding sequence ATGGAAGCAATAAGAAAACTAAAAGTAGAGTGTCCATATGAAATACTTAAAATAGAAGATGCTAAAATTTTCTGTAAACCTAATGAACATGGAAGTATATATTTAAAATGTTTAATAGATGATAGCGTAAATTTTAAGTATTCTATAGAAGCTTCCACAAATGATAAAATATGTGTCTATGAAGAAATAGAAGAAAACACAGATTTAAGTAATAATGAAAACACAGGAAATGAAGAAAAAAGAATAATAATATTTAATGGAATAATAGAAAATGTTAAAACAACTAATATTAATGGAATATATTATTTAGAGTTAGAAGGTTCATCTACTAGTTCATTGCTTGATATGGAAAAAAGGACAAGATCTTTTCAAGATATAAATATGAGTTATGATGACTTAATAAATGAAATACTAAAAAATTATAAAGGATATGGATTTACTCAATGCATGAGCCAACCTATGAGTATTGAAAAACCACTATTTCAATATAAAGAAACAGATTATGAATTTTTAAAAAGAATAGGAAGTCATTTAGGGTTAGAAATAATTTGTGATGTAGTAAATACAAATAATATAATTTATTTTGGAAAACCTAGTTTAAAATTTCATGCTTTGAATAATGAAATTAATTATAAGGCACATAAAGATTTAGAAAAATATCATAAAGTCTTAGCTCTAGGAATGGATTTACATGATACAGATTTCTTTTATTATGAAGTAATTCTTAGAGAAAAAATGAATATTGGAGATTTAATAAAATTTAAAGAAAGAGATTTTTATGTAAATCAATATTATGGACAAATACATAATAGGGAATTAATATATAAATATAGGCTTTGTAGAAAAAAGGGAATTTGGCAAGAAAAAATATATAATGAAAAACTAAAAGGTATATCTATTGAAGGAAAAGTTCTTGCAGTAGATGGAGAAAAGGTAAAGCTTCATTTAAATATAGATGAAAGTCAAGAAATAAGCAAGGCATCATGGTTTAAGTATGCCCCACCAACAGGAAATATAATGTATGCAATGCCTATAGTAGGAGAAAGCGTAATGCTTTATTTCCCTAATAAATATGATGAACCTATTGTAACTGGATGCGTAAGAAAAAATGGAAGTAGTTGCTCTAAAATATCAAATACAAACAATAGATATTTCTCAACAGAAAGTGGAAATAATTTAGACATATTACCAGGAGCTATTAACTTCTATAGAAGTGGAATGAATGTAAACTTAAATGATGAAAATGGAATTAATATAAGTAGTTCAGGAAATTTAAGTTTAGGAGCATCAGGTGGAATAAGCTTAAGTGGTGGAAGTGTATCTATAAGTGGAAGTAATAAAGTAGTAGTTCAAAAAAGTAAATCAAGCTATATTTCTCTTGAAGGAGAATGCTATAATCAAAGTAATGAAGTATACGAAAATGGAAGCTGTAGAGAAACATATGAACCATTTACAGATGATGATCCACAAAATGGAGTAGCTGAGGCATTAGCAGAACAAATGAAAATGAATGAAGCTGCTTTACTAGCAGCAACTGATGGTGCTAATGCAGTTTCTAGTAGTACAGATGATAGTAAAACAGATGGAACGCTAGATATAGCGGTGGATGATTATGGTAAATTTGCAGAGGATGGGGAAGAGGCATATAAAAAAGCGAAGCCAACAGAACAATTAGTAGGATCTGTGGTTGCAGATGAATGTGTAGAATTGATAATTGAACCATTAAAATGGATACCTATGGGTGCTAGATGGTTTGGAGAAAAAACGGGACTTGGAGACGAAAATACTTATAAGAACAATACAGAATGTATAGAACGTTTAACTGAACTTCAAGAAGGAGTACATAAGTTTTTCAAGAATCTTTCAGGTGATGAAAGAACATTTGAAGGAATTTCAGCAATTTATGAAAACGCATTAGCAGTGTCAGGAGGTATTTCCCTAATAATTGGAGCAACTAAAGGATCAATTGCATTATCAAAAAGTAAAAAGTAA
- the istB gene encoding IS21-like element helper ATPase IstB, which produces MNSTYTQLINNLEYLKMKQMITHLDEVIDFTTKNNLSFVDALIKLTAHEIDYKEANMIKSMVKVGAFPHQKEIKDFDFNFQPGINKDQILDFLTLRFLESQENIVFLGSSGVGKTHLATSIGIAAAKRRYSTYFIKCNDLLQQLKRANLENRLDARLKHFSKYKLLIIDELGYLPIDKEDSKLFFQLIDMRYEKKSTILTTNINFNSWDDIFFDAVIASAILDRVLHHAHVVTINGKSYRLKDHFKQDED; this is translated from the coding sequence ATGAATAGTACATATACACAACTTATAAATAATTTAGAATATTTGAAGATGAAGCAAATGATTACTCATTTGGACGAAGTTATTGATTTTACAACAAAGAATAATTTGTCTTTTGTTGATGCTCTTATTAAGCTTACAGCTCATGAAATTGACTATAAAGAAGCAAACATGATTAAATCTATGGTTAAGGTTGGAGCGTTTCCACATCAAAAAGAAATTAAGGACTTTGATTTTAATTTTCAACCTGGAATTAATAAAGATCAAATATTAGATTTTTTAACACTACGTTTTTTAGAATCACAAGAAAACATTGTATTTTTAGGTTCTAGTGGTGTTGGTAAAACACATCTTGCGACTTCTATCGGAATCGCGGCTGCAAAGCGCCGTTACAGTACTTATTTTATTAAGTGCAATGATTTGTTGCAACAGCTAAAGCGAGCAAATTTAGAGAATAGATTAGATGCTAGACTTAAGCACTTTAGTAAATATAAGCTTCTTATTATTGATGAATTAGGTTATTTACCTATAGATAAAGAGGATTCAAAATTATTCTTCCAATTAATCGACATGAGATATGAGAAAAAAAGTACCATCTTAACCACCAACATAAATTTTAATTCTTGGGATGATATTTTTTTTGATGCTGTTATAGCTAGTGCTATCTTAGATAGAGTTTTACATCACGCCCATGTTGTTACAATTAATGGAAAGTCGTATAGACTAAAAGATCATTTTAAGCAAGACGAAGATTAA
- a CDS encoding tyrosine-type recombinase/integrase gives MASIKGQVFHVIDSNFSPGQDKRNDKFDENMEKTKIYSFSERNNLRQTAMELAQYCKVIYDVKQVKDITYGMVRNFMKDKANTCNQNTLDNISSRLSKIGKLVNQTYKSCDVDWSFIKVKSMVGEEKLRDIPMSREDFNKLISYAKENNLTSRAILGVELAGAFGLRVSEVCKLQVRDIDFEGMKLHIHQSKGGLSRDLNIKEEYKKFLQKVMTNKASLDRLVPIKEDSVNKWIRETLPKVEGIDATKYLNAKTGVHSIRKMWATERYIELILQGLDEKDACNKVSNELGHGDNRWDVVKNYIYK, from the coding sequence ATGGCAAGTATAAAAGGTCAAGTATTTCACGTTATTGATAGCAATTTTAGTCCAGGACAAGATAAAAGAAATGATAAATTCGATGAAAATATGGAAAAAACAAAAATATATAGTTTCTCAGAAAGAAACAATTTACGGCAAACAGCTATGGAATTAGCTCAATATTGTAAAGTAATTTATGATGTGAAACAAGTTAAAGATATAACTTATGGTATGGTTAGAAACTTTATGAAAGACAAAGCTAATACATGCAATCAAAACACCTTAGATAATATTTCAAGTAGATTATCTAAAATAGGAAAGTTAGTAAATCAAACTTATAAATCTTGTGATGTGGATTGGAGTTTCATTAAAGTCAAAAGTATGGTAGGAGAAGAAAAATTAAGAGATATACCAATGAGTAGAGAAGATTTTAATAAACTAATATCATATGCAAAAGAGAATAATTTAACATCAAGAGCAATACTTGGAGTAGAACTTGCAGGAGCTTTTGGTCTAAGGGTCTCGGAGGTTTGTAAACTTCAAGTAAGAGACATAGATTTTGAGGGAATGAAACTTCATATTCATCAAAGTAAAGGTGGATTAAGTAGAGATTTAAATATTAAAGAAGAATATAAGAAGTTTCTACAAAAAGTAATGACTAATAAAGCATCTTTAGATAGGTTAGTTCCTATTAAAGAAGACAGTGTGAACAAATGGATTCGAGAAACTTTACCAAAGGTAGAGGGAATAGATGCAACTAAGTATTTGAATGCAAAGACAGGAGTTCATAGTATTAGGAAAATGTGGGCAACAGAAAGGTATATAGAGCTTATTTTACAAGGTTTAGATGAAAAAGATGCGTGCAATAAAGTATCTAATGAGTTGGGGCATGGAGATAACAGATGGGATGTAGTAAAAAATTATATTTATAAGTAA
- a CDS encoding imm11 family protein → MDYFLLKQDERYTNTPRLKDIFYKINIKNINRLNAHKIDDVIIFQVTAEERCEYLDVLDKQLFLISEKIMKIISKYDTDIVFKILPLIDSKQDRQENYYLPIFEDIEALNEKSEFNLNKTIVKKIVLNKKKIEEKKIFRIKESEKTLIVVRLDVAESLLRRKPRGISLEKLAIE, encoded by the coding sequence ATGGATTATTTTTTATTAAAGCAGGATGAAAGATATACTAATACTCCAAGACTTAAGGATATATTTTATAAAATAAATATAAAAAATATAAATAGATTAAATGCTCATAAAATTGATGATGTAATTATATTTCAAGTTACAGCAGAGGAAAGATGCGAATATTTAGATGTGTTAGATAAGCAACTATTTTTAATATCTGAAAAAATAATGAAGATTATTTCTAAATATGATACTGATATTGTTTTTAAGATTTTACCATTAATAGATTCTAAACAAGATAGACAAGAAAATTATTATCTTCCTATATTTGAAGATATAGAAGCATTAAATGAAAAATCAGAATTTAATTTAAATAAAACAATAGTCAAAAAGATAGTTCTTAATAAGAAAAAAATTGAAGAAAAAAAGATATTTAGAATAAAAGAAAGTGAAAAAACTCTAATAGTAGTTAGATTAGATGTTGCTGAAAGTTTACTAAGAAGAAAGCCAAGAGGAATATCATTAGAAAAATTAGCAATTGAATAA
- a CDS encoding DUF4280 domain-containing protein yields MADEKYYIVRGAKMVCDKGSNERHINLPNSHGSYASEKPMMNKKDNVVGKNIKYFGVCKGDCPAGDGDVAVIDMNGNNAIGKKCQVKILKDWMKTKEDTLVRGEEALTTDSFLVCKYGGKITFVTTGQEE; encoded by the coding sequence ATGGCAGATGAAAAATATTACATTGTAAGAGGAGCTAAAATGGTATGTGATAAGGGCTCTAATGAAAGGCATATAAATCTTCCTAATAGTCATGGATCTTACGCAAGTGAAAAACCTATGATGAATAAGAAAGATAATGTTGTAGGAAAAAATATAAAATATTTTGGAGTATGCAAAGGAGATTGTCCAGCAGGTGATGGGGATGTTGCAGTAATAGACATGAATGGTAATAATGCTATAGGAAAAAAGTGTCAGGTTAAAATATTAAAGGATTGGATGAAGACTAAGGAAGATACATTAGTTAGAGGAGAAGAAGCTTTAACAACAGATTCATTTTTAGTATGTAAATATGGTGGAAAAATAACTTTTGTAACTACAGGACAAGAAGAATAG
- a CDS encoding DUF4176 domain-containing protein, protein MKTLLPIGSVVLLKDSNKKLMIIGRLQRELESKSENQWDYSALFT, encoded by the coding sequence GTGAAAACATTATTACCAATAGGTTCAGTTGTATTATTAAAAGATAGTAATAAAAAATTAATGATAATAGGAAGATTACAGAGAGAATTAGAAAGTAAAAGCGAAAATCAATGGGATTATTCTGCATTATTTACATAA
- the cdiI gene encoding ribonuclease toxin immunity protein CdiI has protein sequence MYEYKEFNEKMKKNYLDKGAVIDVLNAYANGSDFLQKLEKIKNKETERSQVLGIIYSQDFEEDDDGYFGESRVLFYAGDDCYDIIDYDDLYLYLYFACEFYIEKHENEKEIVQEKLALIAESYGIK, from the coding sequence ATGTATGAATATAAAGAGTTTAATGAAAAAATGAAAAAGAATTATTTAGATAAAGGTGCAGTCATTGATGTCCTAAATGCATATGCAAATGGAAGTGATTTTTTGCAGAAATTAGAAAAAATTAAGAATAAAGAAACAGAAAGGAGCCAAGTTTTGGGAATAATCTATTCACAAGACTTTGAGGAGGATGATGATGGGTATTTTGGAGAAAGCAGAGTTTTATTTTATGCAGGTGATGATTGTTATGATATTATAGATTATGATGATTTGTATTTATATTTATATTTTGCTTGTGAATTTTATATTGAAAAGCATGAAAATGAAAAAGAAATAGTTCAGGAAAAACTTGCGTTAATAGCAGAGTCATATGGTATAAAGTAA
- a CDS encoding endonuclease V codes for MEINFIHDFNVNSEEEFSKIQKRLAKNITLRNSFYIDDIKICAGVDLAYWIKDEEEYAACCIVIIDYKTKEVLEKVYSYGKIEEPYIPGYLAFRELPLIIKAVEKLKIEPDIFIFDGNGYLHFNHMGSATHASFFLNKPTIGVAKSYLKIKGIDFEMPKGEIGSYNDIVIDNEVYGRVLRSRSNVKPIFISCGNYIDLETSTEIIMNLLNKDSRIPIPVRLADLETHIMREKLKNL; via the coding sequence ATGGAAATTAACTTTATTCATGATTTTAATGTGAATTCTGAAGAAGAATTCTCTAAAATTCAAAAAAGACTAGCTAAAAATATTACATTAAGAAATAGTTTTTATATCGATGATATAAAAATTTGTGCAGGTGTTGATCTTGCATATTGGATAAAAGATGAAGAAGAGTATGCTGCATGTTGTATAGTAATAATTGATTATAAAACTAAGGAAGTATTAGAGAAAGTATATAGTTACGGGAAGATAGAGGAACCATATATACCAGGATACTTAGCATTTAGAGAGTTACCTTTAATTATCAAAGCGGTGGAAAAATTAAAGATAGAGCCTGATATATTTATATTTGATGGGAATGGATATTTACATTTTAATCATATGGGAAGTGCAACACATGCATCATTTTTCCTAAACAAACCAACAATAGGTGTAGCAAAAAGTTATCTTAAAATAAAAGGAATAGATTTTGAAATGCCTAAAGGTGAAATAGGATCATATAATGATATAGTTATAGATAATGAAGTTTATGGAAGAGTATTAAGAAGTAGAAGCAATGTTAAACCAATATTTATTTCATGTGGAAATTACATTGATTTAGAAACAAGCACAGAGATAATAATGAATTTATTAAATAAAGACAGTAGAATTCCAATTCCAGTTAGACTGGCTGATTTAGAAACACATATTATGAGGGAAAAACTGAAAAATCTATAG
- a CDS encoding MBL fold metallo-hydrolase encodes MLNFIGIGSAFNTEIGNTSAFIRKDSSLILIDCGGTVFHRLQELNLFNRIENLYIIITHTHPDHVGSLGEVIFYSYYILKRIPIIFFPKKEVIEGFLISIGVSSEMYRLNSFEVIDVNDMELGKLGIEFLPVSHVDTIPAYGFIMKLNEKSFYYSGDANNISSNVINKIVNGEIYRIYQDTCGLDYEGNNHLSLRKLCSIIPPKFRNKVYCMHIDKHITEKEIQDNGFNVVEIYK; translated from the coding sequence ATGCTTAATTTTATTGGGATTGGTAGTGCTTTTAATACGGAAATAGGAAATACAAGTGCTTTTATAAGGAAAGATAGTAGTTTAATTCTTATTGATTGTGGAGGAACTGTTTTTCACAGATTACAAGAACTAAATTTATTTAATAGAATTGAAAATTTGTATATTATTATAACTCATACACATCCTGATCATGTTGGAAGTCTTGGAGAGGTAATATTTTATTCATACTATATTTTAAAACGAATACCAATTATTTTCTTTCCTAAGAAGGAAGTAATTGAAGGTTTTCTAATCAGTATAGGTGTAAGTTCTGAAATGTATAGACTTAATAGTTTTGAAGTAATAGATGTTAATGACATGGAACTAGGAAAGTTAGGTATAGAATTTTTGCCTGTTTCTCATGTTGACACAATACCAGCATATGGATTTATAATGAAATTAAATGAGAAATCATTTTACTATAGTGGTGATGCAAATAACATAAGTAGCAATGTTATTAATAAGATTGTGAATGGAGAAATTTATAGAATCTATCAAGATACATGTGGATTAGACTATGAAGGAAATAATCATCTATCATTAAGAAAACTTTGTAGTATAATCCCACCTAAATTTAGAAATAAGGTTTATTGCATGCATATTGATAAACATATAACAGAAAAGGAAATACAAGACAACGGTTTTAATGTTGTTGAAATATATAAGTAA
- a CDS encoding cysteine hydrolase family protein, with the protein MKKLLVVIDYQNDFVNGTLGFKKAEILEAGIYNKVKNYLDNGNKVVFTYDTHYENYLNTREGKNLPVPHCYIGTKGHELYGRLKEFKDTKNTFHYNKEAFGIAPKDMIRLSEEIGLDIDEIEFVGVVSNICVISNVVTFQAQYVNSQFIVDGSLCASFDEKLHEEALDVIESLQVKVIR; encoded by the coding sequence ATGAAAAAGTTATTAGTAGTTATAGATTATCAAAATGATTTTGTAAATGGGACTTTAGGATTTAAGAAGGCAGAAATATTAGAAGCAGGTATATACAATAAAGTAAAAAACTATTTAGATAATGGAAATAAAGTAGTATTTACTTATGATACGCATTATGAAAATTATCTAAATACCAGAGAAGGAAAAAATTTACCTGTACCACATTGTTATATAGGAACTAAAGGTCATGAATTATATGGAAGATTAAAAGAATTTAAGGATACAAAAAATACATTTCATTATAATAAAGAAGCTTTTGGAATAGCACCCAAAGACATGATTAGGTTAAGTGAAGAGATTGGATTAGATATAGATGAAATTGAATTTGTAGGTGTAGTAAGTAACATTTGTGTAATAAGTAATGTAGTTACTTTTCAAGCTCAATATGTAAATTCTCAGTTTATAGTAGATGGAAGTCTTTGTGCAAGTTTTGATGAAAAGTTACATGAAGAAGCTTTAGATGTTATAGAATCTTTGCAAGTTAAAGTTATTAGATAA
- a CDS encoding RNA polymerase sigma factor: MEETNNIENLLIDIYNSTYDDVYRYVICKCRDVNNAGDLMQNIYLNFYKTLKNKRNIREPKKYLISIAKNELYKHYGILKMLRNHVPIFSESNDETSYKFEEDLKFEHNYDEKLLCKEIWNYLKCTDLLTFKIFVLYFKEDLKIKEISNILKIKESTVKNRLYRTMIKINNKFKI; this comes from the coding sequence TTGGAAGAAACGAATAATATAGAAAATTTACTTATTGATATCTATAATTCTACATATGATGATGTTTATAGATATGTTATATGTAAATGTAGGGATGTAAATAATGCAGGAGATTTAATGCAAAACATATATTTAAATTTTTATAAGACATTAAAAAATAAAAGGAATATTAGAGAACCTAAAAAATATTTGATAAGTATTGCTAAAAATGAATTATATAAGCATTACGGTATTCTTAAAATGTTAAGAAATCATGTTCCAATATTCTCTGAAAGTAATGATGAAACTTCATATAAATTTGAAGAAGATTTAAAGTTTGAACATAATTATGATGAAAAGCTATTGTGCAAAGAAATATGGAACTATTTAAAGTGTACTGATTTGCTTACATTTAAGATTTTTGTATTGTATTTTAAAGAGGATTTAAAAATAAAGGAGATAAGTAATATTCTTAAAATAAAAGAATCAACTGTTAAAAATAGACTTTATAGAACAATGATTAAAATAAATAATAAATTTAAAATATAG
- a CDS encoding PadR family transcriptional regulator, protein MKKKNLIKKIIDTNLKSKEQILEDILNVVKQDEKKQDNKYDFNILVLALIKRKDMYGYLIIKEMEIKSKGIFSMNEGELYPILHSLENDKFLKSYWKLEDNIEKKYYTVTKKGLKYITTKTEEIKKFVFLWNIEKI, encoded by the coding sequence TTGAAAAAGAAAAATTTAATTAAAAAAATAATAGATACTAATTTAAAGTCCAAGGAACAAATATTAGAAGATATATTAAATGTAGTTAAACAAGATGAGAAGAAACAAGATAATAAATATGATTTTAACATTTTAGTATTAGCATTAATTAAAAGGAAAGACATGTATGGATATTTAATTATTAAGGAAATGGAAATTAAGTCAAAAGGAATATTCTCAATGAATGAAGGTGAGTTATATCCTATTTTACATTCATTAGAGAATGATAAGTTTTTAAAATCCTATTGGAAGTTAGAAGATAATATAGAAAAGAAATATTATACAGTAACTAAAAAAGGATTAAAGTATATTACAACTAAAACTGAAGAAATTAAGAAATTTGTTTTTCTATGGAATATAGAAAAAATTTAA
- a CDS encoding FtsW/RodA/SpoVE family cell cycle protein — MEFKNNNKIEDYIDDVCKHIKNKRVHEDISVELISHIEEKVKEYIKNNQTEEQALQKVLNEMGSSQHVGNELNAIHKCNPEWSLLTISIGLVILSVVFIFLFKINGDFQQRFAGHDNYILNETILWGTLGVIALIIGSFINFKNIKNHSKFIYAFGLLLMAFTMFRIEYAEEKSQWLQLGGLSINSAYVVPIIFIISLIGIYSNYNWKNRKEILKGILLGILPMLYLVSIDSPIFIIMYDFSLIFIMYKLKVNKKIIWTVIFTMVLFRGGYEYIDSYNYIEKDNYICDTLKIIKESSQVIGRAINFQPNIIPEFYSDFMLGYIVYSCGWLPGIIVSLLIVILLYRIIKVGSSAKSNYGKNIVFTMSIILGIQYIGHILFNFGWLKYGLPLPFISYGGTSMVVNMFIIGIIINVYKGRNISIIN, encoded by the coding sequence TTGGAGTTTAAAAATAATAATAAAATAGAAGACTATATTGATGATGTTTGTAAACATATAAAAAATAAAAGAGTTCATGAAGATATTTCAGTAGAATTAATTTCACATATAGAAGAAAAGGTAAAAGAATATATTAAAAATAATCAAACTGAAGAACAAGCTCTACAAAAAGTTTTAAATGAAATGGGCTCATCACAACATGTTGGTAATGAATTGAACGCTATTCATAAATGTAATCCAGAATGGAGTTTATTAACAATTAGTATTGGACTGGTAATATTGAGTGTAGTTTTTATATTTTTATTTAAAATAAATGGTGATTTTCAACAAAGATTTGCTGGACACGATAATTATATTTTAAATGAAACTATTTTATGGGGAACATTAGGTGTAATTGCATTAATAATAGGATCTTTTATTAATTTTAAAAATATTAAAAATCATTCAAAATTTATTTATGCTTTTGGTTTACTTCTTATGGCTTTTACCATGTTTAGAATTGAGTATGCCGAAGAAAAATCTCAATGGTTACAATTAGGCGGATTAAGTATAAATAGTGCATATGTTGTTCCAATTATATTTATAATTTCACTGATCGGAATATATTCAAATTATAATTGGAAAAATAGAAAAGAAATATTAAAAGGAATATTATTAGGTATTTTACCAATGTTGTATCTAGTAAGTATTGATAGTCCAATTTTTATTATTATGTATGATTTCTCACTTATATTTATAATGTATAAGTTAAAGGTTAATAAAAAAATAATTTGGACAGTAATTTTTACCATGGTTTTATTTAGGGGTGGTTATGAGTATATAGATAGTTATAATTATATTGAGAAAGATAATTATATATGTGATACACTAAAAATAATTAAAGAATCATCACAAGTTATAGGAAGAGCAATAAATTTTCAACCAAATATTATACCTGAATTCTATAGTGACTTTATGCTTGGATATATAGTTTATAGTTGTGGATGGTTACCAGGAATAATAGTATCTTTATTAATTGTAATATTACTATATAGAATAATTAAAGTAGGATCTAGTGCAAAAAGTAATTATGGAAAAAACATTGTTTTTACAATGTCAATAATTTTAGGAATACAGTATATTGGACATATTTTATTTAATTTTGGGTGGCTAAAATATGGATTGCCATTACCTTTTATTAGTTATGGTGGAACTTCAATGGTAGTAAATATGTTTATAATAGGAATTATTATTAATGTATATAAAGGACGAAATATATCAATAATTAATTAA